In the genome of Candidatus Saccharibacteria bacterium, one region contains:
- a CDS encoding NYN domain-containing protein, producing MRRRRKTPRVYAFIDSQNLNVSVQRLGWKMDWKKFRQFLTDKYGVSQAYMFIGYIPEQEKMYEQLHDTGFAVVLKPTFDMTRPRPEGDDQDKSKSNTAEEDKHVKGNVDADLVLWAMKEMKHYDKAIIVSGDGDFYSLVEYLEAENKLLKLLAPSGHYSNLYNRYEEYVDRIDAFRHELAYREGKRFAKAHRSTDNARSGSKRKSKN from the coding sequence ATGAGAAGACGGCGTAAAACACCGCGCGTGTATGCATTCATCGATAGCCAGAACCTTAACGTCAGCGTGCAGCGTTTGGGGTGGAAGATGGATTGGAAGAAGTTTCGCCAATTTTTGACCGATAAATATGGTGTCAGCCAGGCCTATATGTTTATAGGCTATATACCAGAACAAGAAAAAATGTATGAACAATTGCATGATACCGGCTTTGCTGTGGTGTTAAAGCCGACATTTGATATGACTCGCCCTCGTCCTGAAGGTGACGACCAAGATAAAAGCAAAAGCAATACCGCTGAAGAAGATAAGCATGTAAAAGGCAATGTAGATGCTGATTTGGTTCTGTGGGCTATGAAAGAGATGAAACATTACGATAAAGCTATCATCGTATCTGGTGATGGCGATTTTTATAGTCTTGTAGAATATCTTGAAGCCGAAAATAAACTACTTAAATTGTTGGCACCGAGCGGGCATTACTCTAACTTGTATAATAGGTACGAAGAATATGTTGATCGTATTGATGCGTTTCGACATGAACTGGCGTATAGGGAGGGGAAGCGTTTTGCTAAAGCTCATCGTTCTACGGATAATGCACGGTCGGGATCAAAAAGAAAATCAAAAAATTAA
- a CDS encoding family 1 glycosylhydrolase: MNLEHPVFPREFYWGASTASHQVEGNTYNQWSVWELAHAGELAKTAPERLSWLPSWHDIKDQATDPNNYISGKGVEHLKRYKEDFALVKELNLNAFRFGVEWSRIEPEEGKWDEKAIEHYRQYINELLKMNIEPFLNIWHWTVPVWFEEKGGFKKRANLKYFDRFVNKLGEEYGNLLKYIITLNEPNVYTSFSYLTGEWPPQEKSWWSAAKVYYNLVSAHKRAYKILKKDKKHLQIGVAAQLGNIQAKRPHNIFDQVSTKIMRYGWNWWFLNRIMRYQDYIGFNYYFTDYYKGIMNVANPKIPLSDLGWYMEPEGLYQLLERCWVRYKKPVIVTENGLADASDKHRRWWIEETIVAMERALSEGVDVRGYLHWSLLDNFEWKYGWWPQFGLVHVDRKTMKRTIRPSARWFAKRVDEL, from the coding sequence GTGAATTTGGAACACCCGGTTTTCCCGCGCGAATTTTATTGGGGCGCAAGTACCGCCAGCCATCAAGTTGAGGGTAACACATACAACCAGTGGTCGGTCTGGGAGTTAGCTCATGCTGGTGAGTTGGCTAAAACTGCTCCGGAGCGACTTAGCTGGCTTCCTTCATGGCACGATATTAAAGACCAGGCAACTGATCCTAATAACTACATATCCGGGAAGGGTGTCGAACACCTAAAACGCTATAAAGAAGATTTTGCTCTAGTAAAAGAGCTTAATCTAAATGCATTCAGGTTCGGTGTAGAGTGGTCACGTATTGAGCCAGAGGAAGGCAAGTGGGACGAGAAGGCAATAGAACACTATCGTCAGTATATCAATGAGTTGCTCAAAATGAACATTGAGCCTTTTTTGAATATCTGGCACTGGACGGTGCCGGTGTGGTTCGAGGAGAAGGGCGGTTTCAAAAAACGCGCTAATCTTAAGTATTTTGACAGGTTTGTAAACAAGCTTGGCGAAGAATACGGTAATTTGCTGAAGTATATTATTACGCTTAATGAGCCAAATGTTTACACTAGTTTTAGTTATTTAACGGGTGAATGGCCGCCTCAAGAAAAGAGTTGGTGGAGCGCTGCCAAGGTGTATTATAATCTGGTTTCTGCTCACAAACGGGCTTACAAGATTCTCAAAAAAGATAAAAAACATTTGCAAATCGGGGTTGCCGCACAACTGGGGAATATACAGGCCAAACGTCCGCATAATATATTTGACCAAGTATCGACTAAGATTATGCGTTATGGTTGGAACTGGTGGTTTTTGAACCGGATTATGCGCTATCAGGATTATATAGGGTTTAACTATTATTTCACTGATTATTACAAGGGTATTATGAACGTGGCTAACCCTAAGATACCGTTAAGTGACTTGGGGTGGTACATGGAGCCAGAGGGACTCTATCAGTTACTGGAAAGATGCTGGGTGAGGTATAAAAAGCCGGTAATTGTGACCGAGAATGGTTTGGCTGATGCTAGTGATAAACACCGCCGTTGGTGGATTGAGGAGACAATTGTTGCTATGGAGCGAGCGTTAAGCGAAGGGGTAGACGTACGTGGTTACTTACACTGGAGCCTACTTGATAACTTTGAGTGGAAATATGGCTGGTGGCCACAGTTTGGGCTGGTACACGTAGATCGTAAGACTATGAAACGCACTATACGTCCCAGCGCCAGATGGTTCGCCAAACGCGTAGATGAGCTCTAA
- a CDS encoding PIF1 family DEAD/DEAH box helicase: MDQALALEILLAGENTLLTGPAGSGKTHVLNQFIAQAKRSGKTVAVTATTGLAATHLNGSTIHSWSGIGIHDELPPKFHEHLLKGRRDTIKKTDVLVIDEISMLHDYRLDMVDDIARKVRGVDEPFGGLQVVLCGDFFQLPPVSRGEQPKSSFVVSSNVWDELDPVVCYLDEQHRQDDDTLLEILNAMRQGDIRRRHAEALLERRQAFDPFEEVTELHTNNVDVDAINKERLAQFEEEEQVYYMETTGKESYVESLKKSCLAHETLKLKQGALIMCVKNNAEKKYVNGSLGVVTGFDDETGYPEVELRNGRRLVITPETWEMRDGDKKRASLTQLPLRLAWAITVHKSQGMTLDAARIDLRRAFVEGMGYVALSRVRSLKTLRLAGINQMALRVSQEALTIDTTLRSKSQSDKQRFEHLRENIAKRQAELEANKDAKPGTWTAKLEKMRQKYPNAYKPWSKADDNKLVKLFSGKKKVSVKEMTEIFGRHPGSIRSRLKKHFGEDSITELK; this comes from the coding sequence ATGGATCAAGCATTAGCTTTAGAGATACTATTGGCGGGTGAGAATACTTTATTGACCGGGCCGGCGGGGTCGGGCAAGACCCATGTGTTGAACCAATTTATTGCGCAAGCAAAGCGATCCGGCAAGACAGTTGCCGTAACGGCTACAACTGGTTTGGCAGCAACCCACCTTAATGGCAGCACTATTCATTCGTGGAGTGGAATTGGTATACATGACGAGTTACCGCCTAAGTTTCATGAACATTTATTGAAGGGTCGCAGAGATACTATCAAAAAAACTGATGTGCTTGTCATTGATGAAATCTCTATGCTGCACGATTATAGGCTGGATATGGTGGATGATATCGCCCGAAAAGTTCGCGGTGTTGACGAGCCGTTTGGCGGTCTGCAGGTAGTGCTTTGTGGTGATTTTTTTCAGCTTCCGCCAGTAAGCCGTGGTGAGCAGCCAAAGAGTTCGTTTGTAGTTAGCTCTAATGTATGGGATGAGCTTGATCCGGTGGTTTGTTATCTTGATGAGCAGCATAGACAGGATGATGACACGCTACTCGAGATACTAAATGCCATGCGCCAGGGTGACATACGCCGTCGGCACGCCGAAGCGTTATTGGAACGTCGCCAAGCTTTTGACCCGTTTGAGGAAGTGACCGAGCTGCATACCAACAATGTTGATGTTGACGCCATTAATAAAGAGCGTTTAGCTCAATTTGAAGAAGAGGAACAAGTGTATTACATGGAAACGACAGGCAAAGAAAGCTACGTGGAATCTCTTAAAAAATCCTGCTTGGCGCACGAGACTTTGAAACTCAAGCAAGGCGCGCTGATTATGTGCGTTAAAAATAACGCCGAGAAAAAGTATGTCAATGGTTCGCTTGGTGTGGTTACTGGTTTTGATGACGAGACCGGGTATCCGGAAGTAGAGCTTAGAAATGGGCGGCGATTGGTTATAACACCAGAAACCTGGGAAATGCGGGACGGTGACAAAAAACGGGCTAGTCTTACCCAGCTACCACTCCGCTTGGCGTGGGCCATAACAGTACATAAAAGCCAAGGCATGACGTTGGATGCAGCACGGATTGATTTACGCCGGGCGTTTGTTGAGGGGATGGGCTACGTTGCTCTATCTCGCGTGCGCAGCTTAAAAACTTTGCGCTTGGCGGGTATTAATCAAATGGCACTGCGGGTTAGCCAAGAGGCGTTGACTATTGACACCACGCTAAGAAGCAAGTCCCAATCTGATAAACAACGTTTTGAACACTTGCGCGAAAATATTGCTAAGCGGCAAGCCGAGTTAGAGGCTAATAAAGATGCCAAGCCCGGAACCTGGACGGCCAAGCTAGAAAAGATGAGGCAAAAATATCCTAACGCCTACAAGCCCTGGAGTAAGGCCGATGATAATAAGCTGGTCAAATTATTTTCTGGCAAGAAAAAGGTGAGTGTTAAGGAAATGACGGAAATCTTTGGTCGCCATCCAGGATCCATACGCTCTAGGCTAAAAAAGCATTTTGGAGAAGATTCTATAACCGAGTTGAAGTAA